One part of the Anaeromyxobacter sp. Fw109-5 genome encodes these proteins:
- a CDS encoding ATP-dependent helicase, which yields MLDLSTLNPPQREAVTTTEGPLLVLAGAGSGKTRVIAHRVAYLLLQGVEPEQILAVTFTNKAAGEMRERVAALAGPPGVDVFVSTFHSFGLWLLKEEHKAAGLPKRFAICDAGDQAALVKRCMREVKVDDRAFDAQRVLALVSRAKNAGKKRIVPGAEGQGDDYDLVASEVYPRYEQALRAQRSVDFDDLIAKPVELLARDAEVRRRLQRRFRYLLVDEYQDTNVAQLELLKHLAGERRNVCAVGDDDQAIYGWRGAEVRNILRFERHFPGAREIRLEQNYRSTGRILDCANAVIAKNAERKPKRLFTAAGPGEPVRVLALAQEEDEARFVAEELSRLRQEGRPWSHFAILFRLNAQSRPIEEALREASMPYVMHGGPAFFDRAEVRDLLAYLKVCVSPHDEVSLARIVNVPARGIGDASLERVHAWAVARGVHLFDALGRAAEIPELPKGAPERMAAFVALIERYRARFGEGRVAEAARALVAEVDLYGHARASVQSFEAGQRKVDALDGILRSLEGYEQRTARPSIATWLQRLALDSRSEEDPAKDDGITLMTLHAAKGLEFPVVFLVGVEEDLLPCAGIQGEARDLDEERRLAYVGITRARERLYLTRAATRTKRGKLLPRTPSRFLGDLPPDAHEQVDPDALSSSPAQVAAQTESVMAALRARLGGGKA from the coding sequence ATGCTGGACCTCTCGACGCTCAACCCACCGCAGCGCGAGGCAGTGACCACCACGGAGGGGCCGCTCCTCGTCCTCGCGGGCGCCGGCTCGGGCAAGACGCGCGTCATCGCGCACCGGGTGGCCTACCTGCTGCTGCAGGGGGTCGAGCCGGAGCAGATCCTCGCCGTCACGTTCACGAACAAGGCCGCGGGCGAGATGCGCGAGCGCGTCGCGGCGCTCGCCGGCCCCCCCGGCGTGGACGTGTTCGTCTCGACGTTCCACTCCTTCGGGCTGTGGCTCCTCAAGGAGGAGCACAAGGCCGCGGGCCTCCCGAAGCGCTTCGCGATCTGCGACGCGGGCGACCAGGCGGCGCTCGTGAAGCGCTGCATGCGCGAGGTGAAGGTGGACGACCGCGCCTTCGACGCGCAGCGCGTCCTCGCCCTCGTCTCTCGCGCGAAGAACGCGGGCAAGAAGCGCATCGTCCCGGGCGCCGAGGGGCAGGGGGACGACTACGACCTCGTCGCGAGCGAGGTCTACCCGCGCTACGAGCAGGCGCTCCGGGCGCAGCGCTCGGTGGACTTCGACGACCTCATCGCGAAGCCCGTCGAGCTGCTCGCCCGCGACGCCGAGGTGCGCCGGCGGCTCCAGCGCCGGTTCCGCTACCTGCTCGTGGACGAGTACCAGGACACGAACGTCGCGCAGCTCGAGCTCCTGAAGCACCTCGCCGGCGAGCGGCGAAACGTGTGCGCGGTGGGCGACGACGACCAGGCGATCTACGGCTGGCGCGGCGCCGAGGTGCGCAACATCCTCCGCTTCGAGCGCCACTTCCCGGGCGCGAGGGAGATCCGGCTCGAGCAGAACTACCGCTCCACGGGGCGGATCCTCGACTGCGCCAACGCGGTCATCGCGAAGAACGCCGAGCGCAAGCCGAAGCGGCTCTTCACCGCCGCGGGTCCGGGCGAGCCGGTGCGCGTCCTCGCGCTGGCGCAGGAGGAGGACGAGGCGCGCTTCGTCGCCGAGGAGCTCTCGCGCCTCCGCCAGGAGGGCCGGCCCTGGAGCCACTTCGCCATCCTGTTCCGCCTGAACGCGCAGTCGCGCCCCATCGAGGAGGCGCTGCGCGAGGCGTCCATGCCGTACGTCATGCACGGCGGGCCCGCGTTCTTCGACCGCGCCGAGGTGCGCGACCTCCTCGCGTACCTGAAGGTCTGCGTCTCCCCGCACGACGAGGTGTCGCTCGCCCGCATCGTGAACGTGCCGGCGCGGGGCATCGGGGACGCGTCGCTCGAGCGGGTGCACGCGTGGGCGGTGGCGCGGGGCGTCCACCTGTTCGACGCGCTGGGCCGCGCCGCGGAGATCCCCGAGCTGCCCAAAGGCGCGCCCGAGCGGATGGCGGCCTTCGTCGCGCTCATCGAGAGGTACCGGGCGCGCTTCGGGGAGGGGCGGGTGGCGGAGGCGGCGCGCGCGCTCGTCGCCGAGGTGGACCTGTACGGGCACGCCCGCGCGAGCGTGCAGTCGTTCGAGGCCGGGCAGCGCAAGGTGGACGCGCTCGACGGGATCCTCCGCTCGCTCGAGGGCTACGAGCAGCGCACGGCGCGGCCGTCGATCGCGACGTGGCTGCAGCGGCTCGCGCTCGACTCGCGCTCGGAGGAGGACCCCGCGAAGGACGACGGCATCACGCTCATGACCCTGCACGCCGCGAAGGGGCTCGAGTTCCCGGTCGTCTTCCTCGTGGGGGTGGAGGAGGACCTGCTCCCCTGCGCCGGCATCCAGGGGGAGGCGCGCGATCTCGACGAGGAGCGCCGGCTCGCCTACGTCGGCATCACCCGCGCGCGAGAGCGGCTCTACCTCACCCGCGCGGCGACGCGGACGAAGCGCGGGAAGCTCCTGCCGCGCACGCCGTCGCGCTTCCTCGGCGACCTGCCCCCGGACGCGCACGAGCAGGTGGATCCCGACGCGCTGTCGTCCTCGCCGGCGCAGGTCGCGGCGCAGACCGAGAGCGTCATGGCGGCGCTGCGGGCCAGGCTCGGCGGCGGGAAGGCCTAG
- a CDS encoding cache domain-containing protein — translation MRSLSVEVKLALALTLVALGVTLAGAWLTTAWIERNVEAAAAVSLHRASEAFDAEEHAQLEKLAATLDALLGNPELRAAFVARDRERLLAAATPIFEVMRERNGITHWYFHLPEPDDAVFLRVHLPELHGDHVERATLRRAEETRELGAGKELGKTAFALRAVRPWLEDGKPIGYVELGQEFDQFLRQLKTRTGDDYGLLVQKRFLDERAWASVLGPRQNTWNDRPDVVAIDAGPFTEGLADFDADVEALPDEGRVLGHVERGDRALLRGIVPLRDASARKVGGLLVLHDFTPQHEALEAGALRMYAAFLAVSLAGAAAFLALVHALVFRRLALLRRGLEARAAGRPPPARSVRLRRADELDWIEALFERLAGRGSGSETSGGERNAPAAPPEP, via the coding sequence ATGCGAAGCCTGTCGGTCGAGGTGAAGCTGGCCCTCGCGCTCACCCTCGTCGCGCTCGGGGTGACCCTGGCCGGCGCCTGGCTCACCACGGCGTGGATCGAGCGGAACGTCGAGGCCGCCGCCGCGGTGTCGCTGCACCGCGCCTCCGAGGCGTTCGACGCGGAGGAGCACGCCCAGCTCGAGAAGCTCGCCGCGACGCTCGACGCGCTCCTGGGGAACCCGGAGCTGCGCGCCGCGTTCGTCGCGCGGGACCGCGAGCGGCTGCTCGCGGCGGCCACCCCGATCTTCGAGGTCATGCGCGAGCGGAACGGGATCACGCACTGGTACTTCCACCTCCCCGAGCCCGACGACGCCGTCTTCCTGCGAGTGCACCTCCCGGAGCTCCACGGGGATCACGTCGAGCGCGCGACGCTGCGGCGCGCCGAGGAGACGCGCGAGCTCGGGGCGGGGAAGGAGCTCGGCAAGACCGCCTTCGCGCTGCGCGCGGTGCGCCCGTGGCTCGAGGATGGGAAGCCGATCGGCTACGTGGAGCTGGGCCAGGAGTTCGACCAGTTCCTCCGCCAGCTGAAGACGCGCACCGGCGACGACTACGGCCTGCTCGTGCAGAAGAGGTTCCTCGACGAGCGGGCCTGGGCGAGCGTCCTCGGGCCCCGCCAGAACACCTGGAACGATCGCCCGGACGTCGTGGCGATCGACGCCGGCCCGTTCACCGAGGGGCTCGCCGACTTCGACGCCGACGTCGAGGCGCTCCCCGACGAAGGCCGGGTGCTCGGCCACGTCGAGCGGGGCGATCGGGCGCTGCTGCGCGGCATCGTGCCGCTGCGGGATGCGAGCGCGCGAAAGGTGGGCGGCCTCCTCGTGCTGCACGACTTCACCCCGCAGCACGAGGCCCTCGAGGCAGGCGCCCTCCGGATGTACGCCGCGTTCCTGGCCGTGTCGCTCGCGGGCGCCGCCGCCTTCCTCGCGCTCGTGCACGCGCTCGTGTTCCGGCGGCTCGCGCTGCTCCGGCGCGGACTCGAGGCGCGCGCCGCCGGCCGGCCGCCGCCCGCACGCTCCGTTCGGCTCCGCCGCGCGGACGAGCTGGACTGGATCGAGGCGCTGTTCGAGCGGCTCGCCGGTCGGGGGAGCGGAAGCGAGACTTCCGGCGGTGAGCGGAACGCACCGGCGGCACCTCCGGAGCCCTGA
- a CDS encoding caib/baif family protein — MADDPRHRPPLAPPPPPELARTPAVREIRGSMFIDTAAGTFQDLRPPPPPVMSRREFEAELQRLLRSYEGDASNPGSIRCEGCRRCASCMFCVDCEECYRCTHSRGCKSSTHLTHCVDCVGCHDCAYCVASENCTRSSYLVLSRACSECTYCFGCVGLQKKDFHILNVKYTRAEYFRIVKSLQEELGLGG; from the coding sequence ATGGCCGACGACCCGCGCCACCGCCCCCCGCTCGCCCCACCGCCCCCTCCCGAGCTCGCCCGGACGCCGGCCGTCCGCGAGATCCGGGGCTCGATGTTCATCGACACGGCCGCGGGCACGTTCCAGGACCTGCGGCCGCCCCCGCCCCCCGTCATGTCGCGGCGCGAGTTCGAGGCGGAGCTCCAGCGGCTGCTCCGCAGCTACGAGGGCGACGCGTCGAACCCCGGATCGATCCGCTGCGAGGGCTGCCGCCGCTGCGCGAGCTGCATGTTCTGCGTGGACTGCGAGGAGTGCTATCGCTGCACGCACTCGCGGGGCTGCAAGTCGTCCACCCACCTCACGCACTGCGTGGACTGCGTGGGCTGCCACGACTGCGCCTACTGCGTGGCGAGCGAGAACTGCACGAGGTCGAGCTACCTCGTGCTCTCCCGGGCCTGCTCGGAGTGCACGTACTGCTTCGGCTGCGTGGGGCTCCAGAAGAAGGATTTCCACATCCTGAACGTGAAGTACACGCGCGCCGAGTACTTCCGGATCGTGAAGTCGCTCCAGGAGGAGCTCGGGCTCGGCGGGTAG
- a CDS encoding RluA family pseudouridine synthase, which produces MREILEVPREAAGERLDRWLAGALAIPLDRARALVEAGRARIRGKTCAIQRRLFGGERVEVERPAPRAERASGPALTVLYDDPDCLVVSKPAGLAVEPSSPGAPSAVGAASRIGTFDVDGRAAPGLPHRLDRDTTGALLLARHDRALAALRAAFEGRAVEKEYLVLAAGAPPDRGALDTPYGRSAADPRRFTTRAPSPRRARLTFAVERRLTGAALLRVVLDTGRTHQIRVQLAEAGFPVLGDAVYGVASEAIARQALHAERLAFPRPSDGARVEVRAPLPEDLARAIEALARGG; this is translated from the coding sequence ATGCGGGAGATCCTGGAGGTGCCGCGGGAGGCGGCGGGGGAGCGGCTCGACCGGTGGCTCGCCGGGGCGCTGGCGATCCCGCTCGACCGGGCACGCGCGCTCGTCGAGGCGGGCAGGGCGCGTATCCGCGGCAAGACCTGCGCGATCCAGCGGCGGCTCTTCGGGGGGGAGCGGGTCGAGGTGGAGCGGCCGGCGCCGCGCGCCGAGCGCGCCTCGGGCCCGGCGCTGACGGTGCTCTACGACGATCCCGACTGCCTCGTCGTCTCCAAGCCGGCGGGGCTCGCGGTGGAGCCCTCCAGCCCGGGGGCGCCGTCCGCCGTCGGGGCGGCGAGCCGGATCGGGACCTTCGACGTCGACGGTCGGGCGGCGCCGGGCCTGCCGCACCGGCTCGACCGCGACACGACCGGGGCGCTTCTCCTCGCGCGCCACGATCGCGCCCTCGCCGCGCTTCGCGCCGCGTTCGAGGGCCGGGCGGTCGAGAAGGAGTATCTCGTGCTCGCGGCCGGAGCGCCGCCGGACCGCGGCGCGCTCGACACGCCGTACGGCCGCAGCGCCGCCGACCCTCGACGCTTCACCACCCGCGCCCCGTCCCCCCGCCGCGCCCGCCTCACCTTCGCGGTCGAGCGGCGCCTCACGGGCGCGGCGCTCCTCCGCGTCGTGCTCGACACCGGGCGCACCCACCAGATCCGCGTCCAGCTCGCGGAGGCGGGGTTCCCCGTGCTGGGCGACGCGGTGTACGGCGTGGCGTCGGAGGCCATCGCCCGCCAGGCGCTGCACGCCGAGCGGCTCGCGTTCCCCCGCCCGAGCGACGGGGCGCGGGTGGAGGTGCGCGCGCCGCTCCCGGAGGACCTGGCGCGCGCGATCGAGGCGCTGGCGCGCGGCGGCTAG
- a CDS encoding ATP-binding cassette domain-containing protein, whose product MPAPLVTLDRVDVRLAGASVLAGVSLEVRRGEGLAVVGASGSGKSTLLRLLRGELWPHPASRGRRLFHGADGASESPIGVRERFTLVAPEAQDAYVRRDWDLRAEAVIRSGFFDAPYPAERATPSQAARVRAVAELLDVSPLLGRSILELSRGEARRVLLARALAPAPELLVLDEACDGLDAHAREAFLAHVSEVLRCGTAVVMATHRPEEIVPEIARVVVLEAGRIAREEGREEYLARLDRSARSANGSPAAGHPEPFDSAADGRYAQDRLRVSAAAETRSRGTPTSTSTPTPTPTSTPTSTPTSTPASTSTPTSTSTPTSTPTPTPTPTPTSTPTSTPTSTPTPTSTPTSTSTPTPTSTPTPTPTPTSEPLAGSARPEPVEGRAIPTPPTSPASPRFSLSSVTVLVGGRPVLRDVSFSVAPGEQLAFVGPNGAGKSTLLRLLAGEEQPASGTITRLDLGARASALELRGRVGLVSPELQARHRFDATGEEVVLSGFAGTIGLAVAPSLAERAAVSAVLARLGIAALAARHLLSLSYGELRKLLLARALAPRPEALLLDEPLAGLDAASRAWMLAALEEACAAGAAAVAVSHHADELPTGVRRVGWLYGGRIVRWGGRP is encoded by the coding sequence GTGCCGGCGCCCCTCGTCACCCTCGATCGCGTCGACGTCCGCCTCGCCGGCGCGAGCGTGCTCGCGGGCGTCTCGCTCGAGGTGCGCCGCGGCGAGGGGCTCGCGGTGGTGGGCGCGAGCGGCTCCGGGAAGTCCACCCTGCTGCGCCTCCTGCGCGGCGAGCTCTGGCCGCATCCGGCGAGCCGGGGTCGCCGGCTCTTCCACGGCGCGGACGGCGCGAGCGAGAGCCCCATCGGCGTCCGCGAGCGCTTCACGCTGGTCGCGCCGGAGGCGCAGGACGCCTACGTGCGGCGCGACTGGGATCTGCGGGCCGAGGCGGTGATCCGCTCCGGCTTCTTCGACGCCCCCTACCCCGCCGAGCGCGCGACGCCGTCGCAGGCGGCGCGGGTGCGAGCGGTCGCGGAGCTCCTCGACGTCTCGCCCCTGCTCGGCCGATCGATCCTGGAGCTCTCCCGGGGCGAGGCGAGGCGCGTGCTCCTCGCCCGCGCGCTCGCGCCGGCGCCCGAGCTGCTCGTGCTCGACGAGGCGTGCGACGGCCTCGACGCGCACGCGCGCGAGGCCTTCCTCGCGCACGTGTCGGAGGTGCTGCGGTGCGGGACCGCCGTGGTGATGGCGACGCACCGGCCCGAGGAGATCGTCCCCGAGATCGCGCGGGTGGTGGTGCTCGAGGCCGGGCGGATCGCGAGGGAAGAGGGACGGGAGGAGTACCTGGCGCGTCTCGACCGCTCGGCCCGATCCGCGAACGGATCTCCAGCGGCCGGTCATCCCGAGCCCTTCGACTCCGCGGCCGATGGCCGCTACGCTCAGGACAGGCTGCGCGTCTCCGCGGCAGCGGAGACGCGGAGTCGAGGGACCCCGACCTCGACCTCGACCCCGACCCCGACCCCGACCTCGACCCCGACCTCGACCCCGACCTCGACCCCGGCCTCGACCTCGACCCCGACCTCGACCTCGACCCCGACCTCGACCCCGACCCCGACCCCGACCCCGACCCCGACCTCGACCCCGACCTCGACCCCGACCTCGACCCCGACCCCGACCTCGACCCCGACCTCGACCTCGACCCCGACCCCGACCTCGACCCCGACCCCGACCCCGACCCCGACCTCCGAACCGCTCGCTGGTTCCGCTCGCCCTGAGCCTGTCGAAGGGCGAGCGATCCCGACTCCGCCGACCTCCCCCGCCTCCCCGCGGTTCTCCCTCTCCTCCGTCACGGTCCTCGTCGGGGGCCGCCCCGTCCTGCGGGACGTCTCCTTCTCGGTCGCGCCCGGCGAGCAGCTCGCCTTCGTCGGGCCCAACGGGGCCGGCAAGTCCACCCTGCTGCGGCTGCTCGCGGGCGAGGAGCAGCCGGCCTCCGGGACGATCACGCGGCTCGACCTCGGAGCGCGCGCGAGCGCGCTGGAGCTGCGTGGCCGGGTAGGCCTGGTCTCCCCCGAGCTCCAGGCGCGACATCGCTTCGACGCGACCGGCGAGGAGGTCGTCCTCTCCGGCTTCGCGGGCACGATCGGCCTCGCCGTCGCGCCCAGCCTCGCCGAGCGCGCCGCGGTCAGCGCGGTCCTCGCGCGGCTCGGGATCGCGGCGCTCGCGGCGCGGCACCTGCTGTCGCTCTCGTACGGCGAGCTGCGCAAGCTGCTCCTCGCGCGTGCGCTCGCCCCGCGCCCGGAGGCGCTCCTCCTGGACGAGCCGCTCGCCGGGCTGGACGCCGCCTCCCGGGCGTGGATGCTCGCCGCCCTGGAGGAGGCCTGCGCCGCCGGCGCGGCTGCCGTCGCCGTCTCGCACCACGCCGACGAGCTCCCCACGGGCGTACGCCGCGTCGGCTGGCTCTACGGCGGGCGGATCGTCCGCTGGGGCGGTCGTCCGTAG
- a CDS encoding M23 family metallopeptidase produces the protein MTAPALLALAVVLAAPPRLHVTTAPAAARPGDAVLVRVSGAAAEPRGELAGRPLAFFRAGREWRAFAALPTETPVGQVRATVEAGRARAEGVVAIVEPGWPARAIGGVPAKFVNPPPDVTARIAADRAAFDEAYARPPEPPRFRRAFAWPRRARVTGRFGDQRVFNGVKQSVHYGTDVRGPVGAPIRAANDGRVVLVREAYLSGRTVVLSHGAGVFTAYFHLSRIDVRAGQTVRRGAQIGRLGATGRASGPHLHWSARVGGLFVDPESLLAIDPARGKAPPRAPRLPPAAPPAPTVAGAGQPAPAPAAGALEAPPQGGDAGPASLSAP, from the coding sequence ATGACGGCTCCCGCCCTCCTCGCGCTCGCGGTCGTCCTCGCCGCCCCTCCTCGCCTCCACGTGACGACGGCGCCCGCGGCCGCGCGCCCGGGAGACGCGGTCCTCGTGCGGGTGTCCGGCGCCGCGGCGGAGCCGCGCGGCGAGCTCGCCGGGCGACCGCTGGCCTTCTTCCGCGCGGGCCGCGAGTGGCGCGCGTTCGCCGCGCTGCCGACCGAGACGCCCGTCGGCCAGGTGCGCGCGACGGTCGAGGCCGGCCGCGCGCGGGCCGAGGGTGTCGTCGCGATCGTGGAGCCGGGCTGGCCGGCCCGGGCGATCGGCGGCGTGCCCGCCAAGTTCGTGAACCCGCCGCCCGACGTGACCGCGCGCATCGCCGCCGATCGCGCCGCCTTCGACGAGGCCTACGCGCGGCCGCCCGAGCCGCCGCGCTTCCGGCGCGCCTTCGCGTGGCCCAGGCGGGCGCGCGTGACCGGCCGCTTCGGCGACCAGCGCGTCTTCAACGGCGTGAAGCAGAGCGTCCACTACGGAACCGACGTGAGGGGGCCGGTCGGGGCGCCCATCCGCGCCGCGAACGACGGCCGCGTCGTGCTCGTCCGGGAGGCGTACCTGTCCGGACGGACGGTGGTGCTGTCCCACGGGGCGGGAGTCTTCACCGCGTACTTCCACCTCTCCCGCATCGACGTCCGCGCCGGCCAGACGGTCCGCCGCGGGGCGCAGATCGGCAGGCTCGGCGCCACCGGCCGCGCGAGCGGGCCGCACCTGCACTGGAGCGCGCGCGTCGGTGGCCTGTTCGTCGATCCCGAGTCGCTCCTCGCGATCGATCCCGCCAGGGGAAAGGCTCCGCCGCGCGCGCCGCGCCTGCCGCCGGCCGCGCCGCCGGCGCCCACCGTCGCCGGCGCGGGGCAGCCAGCTCCCGCTCCCGCCGCCGGCGCGCTCGAGGCGCCACCGCAGGGCGGGGACGCCGGCCCGGCCTCCCTCAGCGCGCCGTAG
- a CDS encoding dipeptidase: MIRRSLAVPLAALFAASALAARPARACTNILVSRGATADGSTLVTYAADSHDLYGELYYTAAARHPAGAAREVVEWDTGDRLGQIRQAEVTYNVVGNMNEHQVAIGETTFGGRDELVDPKGGIDYGSLMYVALERARTAREAIEVMTSLVAEYGYRSSGESFSISDPKEVWILEMIGKGPGRKGAVWVARRVPDGHVSAHANHARIRQFPRNDPKNTLYAKDVVSFAREKGWFTGKDEDFSFSDTYAPLTAGALRACEARVWSVFRRVAPSLNLSVEHVTGGPSAPRLPLWVKPDAKVSVRGAMELMRDHFEGTPLDLSQGVGAGPFALPYRWRPMTWKVDGAEYLHERAISTQQTGFSFVAQAREWLPGPIGGVLWFGLDDTYSTVYVPQYCGNRAVPRTFGVGSGNFQEFSWDSAFWVFNFVSNWAYGRYSDMIQDVQKVQRELESGFLSRQEDVEKAALALHKTSPGLARDYLTQYSVEQGDRTTARWRRLGETLIVKYLDGNVRDEHGKVKHPDYPEGWRRRIAQDRGEQIKVVRFPGEKEEEEPTSTPTSTAPDRTAAHPERSDPAAAAARSRGTTPTPSGSPEAARP, from the coding sequence ATGATCCGTCGCTCGCTCGCCGTCCCGCTCGCCGCCCTCTTCGCGGCCAGCGCGCTCGCCGCCCGCCCCGCGCGCGCCTGCACGAACATCCTGGTCTCCCGCGGCGCCACCGCGGACGGCTCCACGCTCGTCACCTACGCCGCCGACTCGCACGACCTGTACGGCGAGCTGTACTACACCGCCGCCGCCCGCCACCCGGCCGGCGCCGCGCGCGAGGTCGTCGAGTGGGACACGGGCGACCGCCTCGGCCAGATCCGGCAGGCGGAGGTCACCTACAACGTCGTCGGCAACATGAACGAGCACCAGGTCGCGATCGGCGAGACCACCTTCGGCGGCCGCGACGAGCTCGTCGACCCGAAGGGCGGCATCGACTACGGCAGCCTCATGTACGTCGCGCTCGAGCGGGCGCGCACGGCGCGCGAGGCGATCGAGGTCATGACCTCGCTCGTCGCCGAGTACGGCTACCGCAGCTCGGGCGAGTCCTTCTCGATCTCGGATCCGAAGGAGGTCTGGATCCTCGAGATGATCGGCAAGGGGCCGGGGCGGAAGGGCGCGGTGTGGGTCGCCCGGCGCGTGCCCGACGGCCACGTCTCGGCCCACGCGAACCACGCGCGCATCCGCCAGTTCCCGCGCAACGATCCGAAGAACACCCTCTACGCGAAGGACGTCGTCTCGTTCGCCCGCGAGAAGGGCTGGTTCACGGGCAAGGACGAGGACTTCAGCTTCTCCGACACCTACGCGCCCCTCACCGCCGGCGCCCTGCGCGCGTGCGAGGCGCGGGTGTGGAGCGTGTTCCGCCGGGTCGCCCCGTCGCTGAACCTCTCCGTCGAGCACGTGACGGGCGGCCCGAGCGCGCCGCGCCTGCCGCTGTGGGTGAAGCCCGACGCCAAGGTGTCGGTCCGTGGCGCGATGGAGCTCATGCGCGATCACTTCGAGGGGACCCCGCTCGATCTCTCGCAGGGCGTGGGCGCCGGCCCGTTCGCGCTGCCCTACCGGTGGCGGCCGATGACCTGGAAGGTGGACGGGGCCGAGTACCTCCACGAGCGCGCCATCTCCACGCAGCAGACCGGCTTCTCGTTCGTGGCGCAGGCGCGCGAGTGGCTCCCGGGGCCGATCGGCGGCGTCCTCTGGTTCGGGCTCGACGACACCTACTCCACCGTCTACGTCCCCCAGTACTGCGGCAACCGCGCGGTCCCGCGGACGTTCGGCGTGGGCAGCGGCAACTTCCAGGAGTTCAGCTGGGACTCGGCGTTCTGGGTCTTCAACTTCGTCTCGAACTGGGCGTACGGGCGCTACAGCGACATGATCCAGGACGTCCAGAAGGTGCAGCGGGAGCTCGAGAGCGGGTTCCTCTCGCGGCAGGAGGACGTGGAGAAGGCCGCCCTCGCCCTCCACAAGACGTCCCCGGGGCTCGCGCGCGACTACCTCACCCAGTACTCGGTCGAGCAGGGCGACCGCACCACCGCGCGCTGGCGCAGGCTGGGAGAGACGCTCATCGTGAAGTACCTGGACGGGAACGTGCGCGACGAGCACGGCAAGGTGAAGCATCCCGATTACCCGGAGGGCTGGCGGCGGCGGATCGCGCAGGACCGGGGGGAGCAGATCAAGGTGGTGAGGTTCCCGGGGGAGAAGGAGGAAGAGGAGCCGACCTCGACCCCGACCTCGACGGCGCCGGATCGGACGGCCGCTCATCCCGAGCGCAGCGACCCCGCGGCCGCGGCGGCGCGGAGTCGAGGGACGACCCCGACCCCGAGCGGATCTCCTGAGGCCGCTCGCCCGTGA
- a CDS encoding multiheme c-type cytochrome — translation MFTLRHAASAAAAVALSLASPALAAQRASPPGKSGDDALGSRKYSDYDKPQACAGCHVDIARQHEQAMMSQAFTHHWDEIEYFELAVPHAEKVEKVKGVKAGCNGCHSPLAFLAGDIPPRPVAAGTRANEGVSCEVCHTIVDRGGDPSVNYNWISEPGKTKQGTRAGLQSPYHKTRENPFLRTAEFCGTCHNEQDPWGVWVKSTQLEWKESPQAKAGIVCQDCHMPPAPGRSARMGKERPDIRQHLFHGAHDAGKLAGVAEVRVHPEAREVEPGDPIRLTAVVVNAKAGHKIPSGSAEERVLWLHLEAKDASGKVWPLRVDRKGFAGEEYTIADPRALAYQDIGDIRGIAGFQGLPRDGLVPGGDRIFRLPYLDEKGRMTIAQWNTARLGTDYRLAPLQAVSETFTWSPPDLPEGPVTVTATVWYSRLVSSVAEFLKVPREEYEPVLVSTHTTTFTVLP, via the coding sequence ATGTTCACCCTCCGTCACGCCGCCAGCGCGGCCGCTGCCGTCGCGCTTTCGCTCGCTTCGCCCGCGCTCGCGGCCCAGCGCGCCTCCCCTCCCGGCAAGTCGGGCGACGACGCGCTCGGCTCGCGCAAGTACTCCGACTACGACAAGCCGCAGGCCTGCGCCGGCTGCCACGTGGACATCGCGCGCCAGCACGAGCAGGCGATGATGTCGCAGGCGTTCACGCACCACTGGGACGAGATCGAGTACTTCGAGCTCGCCGTGCCGCACGCCGAGAAGGTCGAGAAGGTGAAGGGGGTGAAGGCGGGCTGCAACGGCTGCCACTCGCCGCTCGCGTTCCTCGCCGGCGACATCCCGCCCAGGCCGGTGGCGGCCGGCACGCGCGCGAACGAGGGCGTCTCGTGCGAGGTCTGCCACACCATCGTCGACCGCGGCGGCGATCCATCGGTGAACTACAACTGGATCTCCGAGCCCGGCAAGACGAAGCAGGGGACGCGCGCGGGACTCCAGAGCCCCTACCACAAGACCCGCGAGAACCCGTTCCTCCGCACCGCCGAGTTCTGCGGCACCTGCCACAACGAGCAGGACCCGTGGGGCGTCTGGGTGAAGTCCACGCAGCTCGAGTGGAAGGAGAGCCCCCAGGCGAAGGCCGGCATCGTCTGCCAGGACTGCCACATGCCGCCCGCGCCCGGACGGAGCGCGCGGATGGGGAAGGAGCGCCCGGACATCCGCCAGCACCTCTTCCACGGCGCGCACGACGCCGGGAAGCTCGCGGGCGTCGCGGAGGTGCGCGTCCACCCCGAGGCGCGCGAGGTCGAGCCGGGCGATCCCATCCGCCTCACCGCGGTGGTGGTGAACGCCAAGGCGGGGCACAAGATCCCCTCCGGCTCCGCCGAGGAGCGGGTGCTCTGGCTCCACTTAGAGGCGAAGGACGCGTCCGGCAAGGTGTGGCCGCTGCGCGTCGACCGGAAGGGCTTCGCGGGCGAGGAGTACACCATCGCCGACCCGAGGGCGCTCGCCTACCAGGACATCGGGGACATCCGCGGGATCGCCGGCTTCCAGGGGTTGCCGCGGGACGGCCTCGTGCCCGGGGGCGACCGGATCTTCCGGCTGCCGTACCTCGACGAGAAGGGGCGGATGACCATCGCCCAGTGGAACACGGCGAGGCTCGGGACCGACTACCGGCTCGCGCCGCTGCAGGCGGTCTCGGAGACCTTCACCTGGTCGCCGCCCGACCTGCCCGAGGGACCGGTCACGGTGACCGCGACGGTCTGGTACTCGCGCCTCGTCTCGTCCGTCGCGGAGTTCCTGAAGGTCCCGCGCGAGGAGTACGAGCCGGTCCTCGTCTCCACCCACACCACCACCTTCACCGTCCTGCCCTGA